From Nymphaea colorata isolate Beijing-Zhang1983 chromosome 6, ASM883128v2, whole genome shotgun sequence, a single genomic window includes:
- the LOC116256650 gene encoding aspartic proteinase CDR1-like produces MKLSLGTPSHLYWATLVTVSDLIWTMCRPCDSCSGQTSMFDPLQSSTYKSQTCSASSCMELPIHGCTINQLCGFIYSYEDKSFVEVILASETLLFDNGAGTVKLPEIVSGCVHQDGPPNPSLLEVPDLVGLGGGPLSLVNQIGSSIDDKFAYCLPPNSNEITSDSSNPVRTQSFQARKGFKKCRWHQVVLKARIMCST; encoded by the coding sequence atgaaactctcacttGGTACACCATCCCACCTCTACTGGGCCACTCTCGTCACTGTTAGCGACCTCATATGGACGATGTGCCGTCCTTGTGACTCCTGCTCCGgccaaacatcaatgtttgatccacttcagtcatCCACCTACAAGAGCCAGACCTGCTCTGCCAGCTCTTGCATGGAACTGCCCATTCATGGTTGCACTATCAACCAACTTTGCGGATTCATATATTCCTATGAAGACAAATCCTTCGTAGAAGTGATACTGGCCTCGGAAACgctcttgtttgacaatggtgctgGCACCGTCAAGCTTCCAGAAATTGTCTCTGGTTGTGTTCATCAGGATGGCCCTCCTAATCCCTCCTTGCTTGAAGTTCCTGACCTTGTTGGCCTCGGAGGTGGTCCTCTCTCACTTGTAAATCAGATTGGCTCTTCTATTGATGATAAATTTGCCTACTGTCTTCCTCCCAATAGCAATGAAATCACGTCAGACAGCTCAAATCCGGTAAGGACGCAGAGTTTTCAGGCCAGGAAGGGGTTCAAGAAATGCCGATGGCACCAGGTGGTCCTCAAGGCACGTATTATGTGCTCAACCTAA